In Archangium violaceum, the following are encoded in one genomic region:
- a CDS encoding serine/threonine protein kinase, translating into MGQRLGEYLVRRCIGSGGMGVVYEGEHVVLGRKVALKLLREEHAKSTHVRDLLTEARAASAIRHHGIIDIFGYGDQQGIGQYLVMELLEGQPLNEIIEARAPLPPAEVFKLLGEVLDALSAAHAEGVIHRDLKPSNIFVVRQSDGSQHVKVLDFGLAKRSSMPNGTTPQTHSNIIVGTPQYIAPEQALGEEVGPRTDLYSLGVIAFEMLTGERPFSGRSHMELVAHHLKNPAPAPSSIVALPRQVDEFILRLLAKQPQQRPASASMVADEMRTLARGLGGDGKTPPARRGTGSESSSIAAVVNAPTSTVNSPAAMLGVGAEVLQPARPRSSRWRWGAAAGGLMILAGGVGLVVGRGPYEDAALDPLPQVQVPVVAVSLSPSSTREPEPEVSSAPMPVRKPASKVTAPVSTSSKKKAPRREQPVLTAPMEVPTSREGTASGTLHLIIRSAWAEVWVDGQKLGSAPPQHRYTLAAGEHVLELRNPAFKPYRRVLVVPSHEVLSHEALLEPTAQVPLSPSP; encoded by the coding sequence TTGGGCCAGCGGCTCGGCGAGTACTTGGTGCGCCGATGCATCGGCAGTGGCGGCATGGGGGTCGTCTACGAGGGCGAGCACGTCGTCCTGGGCCGCAAGGTGGCGCTCAAGCTTTTGCGCGAGGAGCACGCGAAGAGCACTCACGTCCGTGATCTGCTGACCGAGGCCCGTGCCGCCAGTGCCATCCGGCACCACGGCATCATCGACATCTTCGGCTATGGTGATCAGCAGGGCATCGGCCAATACCTCGTCATGGAGCTGCTTGAGGGTCAGCCGCTCAACGAGATCATCGAGGCGCGGGCGCCCCTGCCTCCCGCCGAGGTCTTCAAATTGCTCGGCGAGGTGCTCGACGCGCTTTCGGCCGCGCACGCCGAAGGGGTCATCCACCGCGACCTCAAACCGAGCAACATCTTCGTCGTCCGGCAGTCGGATGGCTCGCAGCACGTCAAGGTGCTCGATTTCGGGCTGGCCAAGCGCAGCAGCATGCCAAACGGCACCACGCCGCAGACCCACTCGAACATCATCGTCGGCACTCCTCAGTACATTGCCCCGGAGCAGGCCCTGGGCGAGGAGGTAGGGCCCCGGACGGACTTGTATTCCCTGGGCGTCATCGCCTTCGAGATGCTCACGGGGGAGCGGCCCTTTTCGGGCCGCTCTCATATGGAACTGGTAGCCCATCATCTGAAGAACCCAGCGCCAGCACCTTCTTCGATCGTCGCGCTGCCCCGTCAGGTCGATGAGTTCATCCTTCGGCTGCTCGCCAAGCAGCCTCAGCAGCGGCCTGCCTCGGCCAGCATGGTGGCCGACGAGATGCGGACCCTAGCGCGGGGGCTCGGGGGGGATGGCAAAACTCCGCCAGCGCGCCGTGGAACCGGCTCGGAGTCTTCTTCCATCGCTGCGGTGGTGAATGCTCCGACGTCCACCGTGAATTCCCCCGCGGCCATGCTGGGCGTCGGCGCGGAGGTGCTCCAGCCGGCCCGGCCACGTTCCTCTCGGTGGCGTTGGGGCGCGGCTGCTGGTGGGCTGATGATTCTGGCCGGCGGCGTGGGCTTGGTGGTGGGGCGCGGGCCGTATGAGGACGCGGCCCTAGACCCACTCCCCCAGGTCCAGGTCCCCGTAGTGGCTGTCTCCCTGTCCCCCTCCAGCACGCGCGAGCCCGAGCCGGAAGTCTCGTCGGCTCCCATGCCCGTGCGGAAGCCTGCTTCCAAGGTGACGGCTCCGGTTTCCACCTCTTCGAAGAAGAAGGCTCCCAGGCGCGAGCAACCTGTCCTCACGGCTCCCATGGAGGTGCCGACATCACGGGAAGGCACGGCGAGTGGCACCCTCCATCTTATCATTCGAAGCGCCTGGGCCGAGGTCTGGGTGGATGGGCAGAAGCTCGGGAGCGCGCCTCCCCAGCACCGCTACACTCTGGCCGCGGGTGAGCA